From a single Anaerolineales bacterium genomic region:
- a CDS encoding lysophospholipid acyltransferase family protein, translating into MKTFSLWLITLVLRVYFRFTLRLDAPDIQKIPAQGPLIVIANHTGQIEVPVLATLMQPRKITGWAKAEAYKNLLLRWVFWAWEIIPVRRGEADMSALKRALRAIEDGHIFGIAPEGTRNKTGRLRRALPGTVILAVRSGAPVMPAVHWGGEVFLKNLRSFKRTDFHIRIGEPFKVNVEGVKVTAEIRQQIADEMMYRIAKLLPEEYRGEYSDPGKATEKYLVDL; encoded by the coding sequence ATGAAAACATTTTCCCTCTGGTTGATCACCCTCGTTCTGCGCGTCTACTTCCGCTTCACCCTGCGGCTGGACGCGCCCGATATTCAGAAAATCCCCGCACAGGGACCGTTGATCGTCATTGCCAACCACACCGGGCAGATCGAAGTGCCCGTGCTCGCCACGCTGATGCAGCCGCGCAAGATCACCGGCTGGGCAAAGGCGGAGGCATATAAGAACCTGTTGCTGCGCTGGGTCTTTTGGGCATGGGAGATCATCCCCGTGCGCCGCGGCGAAGCGGATATGAGCGCCCTGAAACGCGCCCTGCGCGCCATCGAAGACGGTCATATCTTCGGCATCGCCCCCGAAGGGACGCGCAACAAGACCGGGCGTCTGCGGCGCGCCCTGCCCGGCACGGTCATTCTCGCGGTCCGTTCCGGCGCGCCGGTCATGCCGGCGGTGCATTGGGGCGGAGAAGTGTTCCTCAAGAACCTGAGGTCCTTCAAACGCACGGATTTCCACATCCGCATCGGGGAGCCGTTCAAGGTCAATGTGGAGGGCGTCAAAGTGACCGCCGAGATACGCCAGCAGATCGCGGATGAGATGATGTACCGCATTGCCAAACTCCTGCCCGAGGAATATCGCGGCGAATACTCGGACCCAGGCAAGGCGACCGAGAAATATCTGGTGGACCTATAA